The Chitinophagales bacterium genome window below encodes:
- a CDS encoding amidinotransferase, producing the protein MQCASNILMVRPASFQYNEETAKTNDYQNKPALSKAETIAKAQEEFDKMVDILEENNINVWVVEDDETPEKPDAIFPNNWISMHQNGDIYLYPMLTKNRRVERDPEIIEFIKENFAVNSVNDWSHYENEGLILEGTGSMIFDHLHSKVYACISPRTNEKLLKKFAKEIEYDLIQFHAYKTNGEEQYHTNVVMCIGYEFAVICLDSITNKAERTEVKASLEEDGLEIIEITREQLEQHFAGNMLQVYNDDKQLFLIMSQRAYDSLTEKQLSQIEAHTEIITVPINFIEEVGGGSARCMMAEIFLPEL; encoded by the coding sequence ATACAATGTGCTTCTAATATTTTAATGGTAAGACCCGCTTCTTTCCAGTATAACGAAGAAACAGCCAAAACAAACGATTACCAAAACAAACCTGCTTTAAGCAAAGCTGAAACCATAGCAAAAGCTCAAGAAGAGTTTGATAAAATGGTAGATATTTTAGAGGAAAACAACATAAATGTTTGGGTAGTAGAAGATGATGAAACACCGGAAAAACCAGACGCTATTTTCCCTAATAACTGGATAAGCATGCACCAAAATGGAGATATTTATTTGTATCCCATGCTCACCAAAAATAGAAGAGTAGAACGCGACCCGGAAATTATTGAGTTTATTAAAGAAAATTTTGCCGTAAATAGTGTAAATGATTGGTCGCACTATGAAAATGAAGGATTAATATTAGAAGGAACAGGCAGTATGATTTTTGACCATCTACACAGCAAAGTTTATGCTTGTATTTCACCAAGAACTAATGAAAAACTGCTTAAAAAATTTGCCAAAGAAATAGAATACGATTTAATACAGTTTCATGCCTACAAAACTAATGGCGAAGAGCAATATCACACTAATGTAGTAATGTGTATAGGCTATGAATTTGCCGTAATTTGCTTAGATTCCATAACCAACAAAGCCGAAAGAACAGAAGTTAAAGCATCTTTAGAAGAAGACGGTTTAGAAATAATAGAAATAACAAGAGAGCAATTAGAGCAACATTTTGCAGGCAATATGCTACAAGTTTATAATGATGATAAACAATTGTTTTTAATTATGAGCCAGCGTGCTTATGACTCGCTGACAGAAAAGCAACTTAGCCAAATAGAAGCTCATACAGAAATAATAACCGTGCCTATTAATTTTATAGAAGAAGTAGGTGGCGGTAGTGCCAGGTGTATGATGGCAGAAATTTTCTTGCCGGAGTTGTAA
- a CDS encoding TonB-dependent receptor produces MKLFYFFLFSTLSMLSFAQSNQTIKGRVLDGVTQQPLLSATVFIKNGEDIISSTTDFDGYYKLKNVPVGRVNVQCSYLGYEPYSSGLLTLTSGKELTLDIQMQEMVNQTEEVVVTAKKQGLPKNESLQISTKSFSIKETNRFAGSINDPGRVALNSPGVMSNQDNNNDVMIRGNSAVGVLWRLEGIDVPNVNHFSRPGSSGGGITALSPHLMGGSDFSTGAFSAEYGNALAGVFDISYRKGNNERHEFSFKAGMIGLEFGAEGPFKKESKASYLFNYRYSTLGLLNKIGLNVVGENTENVFQDVAFNINVPTKKKAYINIFGLGGLSSEITYAKKDSTKWEGYSDKLQIDFVTNLGIVGVSWTQLINKKSYVKTVVAGSFNDITDSYDTLSNNIQFHNFKYRAYRDSRIGLNSTYNLRIKAGLNLKAGLEAHQIFYKFKETELNNLTNQTDLLIQGKGTTTLLQPFVQMQYRPTPTTTIVGGVHGLYLALNNSVFAEPRISIQQKISKRHTLTFAYGLHSQHLPLGSYFTESKTIPNTFPNRNLKLIKNNHFVLGYEVLPINNLKIKVEPYFQYLFHLPITPQTGTTYMMLNDRDGFALDSLVSKGVGMNYGVDINIEKYYSKNWFLNFNATVFKSSYRTIDKKWYSTAYDNRFGLALMGGKEFQFKKNNSLELGMRLQYSGGFNYTPIDENASKIADEEVEIDSLAFTQRYKNYFRPDFRIAYKKNQRNFSWTLSLDLANFVNYKNILREFYNKDTGKIDYKYQMGILPILAFNIDFFGKKLVDKEQDAKKRKEKKK; encoded by the coding sequence ATGAAATTATTTTACTTTTTTTTATTCTCTACACTTTCTATGCTTTCTTTTGCTCAAAGTAACCAAACTATAAAAGGAAGAGTGCTTGACGGAGTAACCCAACAACCACTCCTCAGTGCTACAGTTTTTATTAAAAATGGAGAAGATATTATTTCAAGCACCACAGATTTTGACGGATATTATAAGCTAAAAAATGTGCCTGTAGGCAGAGTGAATGTGCAGTGTAGTTATTTAGGATACGAACCCTATTCATCTGGTTTACTTACACTTACCTCCGGTAAAGAGCTAACTTTAGATATACAAATGCAAGAAATGGTTAACCAAACTGAAGAAGTGGTAGTAACGGCAAAAAAACAAGGATTACCAAAAAATGAAAGCTTACAAATAAGCACCAAATCTTTTAGTATAAAAGAAACTAATAGGTTTGCCGGAAGCATAAACGACCCCGGCAGGGTGGCACTAAACTCGCCCGGAGTAATGAGCAACCAAGACAACAATAATGATGTGATGATAAGAGGCAACTCAGCCGTAGGCGTACTTTGGCGATTAGAAGGCATAGATGTTCCTAACGTAAACCACTTTTCTCGTCCGGGTTCTTCGGGTGGTGGTATTACGGCACTTTCGCCTCATTTAATGGGGGGTTCCGATTTTTCTACCGGGGCTTTTTCCGCAGAATACGGAAATGCCTTAGCCGGAGTTTTTGATATTTCTTACCGAAAAGGAAATAATGAACGCCACGAGTTTTCTTTTAAAGCGGGCATGATAGGTTTAGAGTTTGGTGCAGAAGGACCTTTTAAAAAAGAATCTAAAGCATCTTACTTGTTTAATTATAGATATTCTACCTTAGGTTTGCTTAATAAAATAGGCTTAAACGTAGTGGGAGAAAACACAGAAAATGTTTTTCAAGATGTAGCTTTTAACATTAATGTACCTACTAAAAAGAAAGCTTATATTAATATTTTTGGCTTGGGAGGCTTGAGTTCAGAAATTACTTATGCCAAAAAAGATTCTACAAAATGGGAAGGCTATTCCGATAAACTTCAAATAGATTTTGTAACTAATTTGGGAATTGTTGGCGTATCGTGGACGCAACTTATCAATAAAAAATCTTACGTTAAAACGGTTGTAGCCGGCTCTTTTAATGATATAACTGACAGTTACGATACACTGAGCAACAATATTCAATTTCACAATTTTAAATACAGAGCCTACCGAGATTCAAGAATAGGACTAAACTCTACCTACAATTTAAGAATAAAAGCAGGACTAAACTTAAAAGCAGGATTAGAAGCTCATCAAATTTTTTATAAGTTTAAAGAAACAGAACTAAATAATTTAACCAACCAAACAGACTTATTAATACAAGGAAAAGGAACTACTACGTTGCTACAGCCTTTTGTGCAAATGCAATACAGACCTACGCCCACCACCACCATCGTAGGTGGCGTGCATGGTTTATATTTAGCCTTAAACAATTCTGTTTTTGCAGAACCCCGAATTTCTATTCAGCAAAAAATAAGTAAACGCCACACCCTAACTTTTGCCTATGGCTTGCACAGTCAGCATTTACCTTTGGGCTCTTATTTTACAGAGAGCAAAACTATACCCAATACATTTCCTAATAGAAATTTAAAACTTATTAAAAACAATCATTTTGTACTGGGCTACGAAGTGCTACCTATTAATAATTTAAAAATAAAAGTAGAACCCTACTTCCAATATCTTTTTCATTTGCCTATTACGCCACAAACAGGCACTACCTATATGATGCTAAATGATAGAGATGGTTTTGCTTTAGATTCATTAGTAAGCAAAGGTGTGGGTATGAACTATGGCGTAGATATAAATATAGAAAAATACTACAGTAAAAATTGGTTTTTAAATTTTAATGCTACCGTTTTTAAATCTTCTTACCGAACTATTGACAAAAAATGGTATTCTACAGCTTACGATAATCGTTTTGGATTAGCTTTAATGGGTGGCAAAGAATTTCAGTTTAAGAAAAATAATTCTTTAGAATTAGGTATGCGTTTGCAATACTCCGGTGGGTTTAATTATACCCCAATAGACGAAAATGCCTCAAAAATAGCAGATGAAGAAGTGGAAATAGATTCCTTAGCTTTTACACAGCGATACAAAAATTATTTTAGACCCGATTTTAGAATTGCTTATAAGAAAAACCAACGAAATTTTTCTTGGACACTCTCTTTAGATTTAGCCAATTTTGTAAATTATAAAAACATATTACGAGAGTTTTATAACA